CCGCGGCGAACCCGGGAAGGCCTATCCCGTTGCTTCTCCACGAAGGATTCAGGGGATTGTCCTTTGAAAGGGTGATTATCTCGGCCTTATCTTTCATTATCGCCCGCGATGGGATGAACCTCCCGTAGAGCGCTGACCTGATACGGAGTCCCTCTGCGCTGAGTACGAAAGAGACTCTGTTCATTGAGAGTGCCATGGAGGCCATGAGCACGGTGATGACCGCCACAAGCACGGTGAGGGACCAGAACACGATGACGGGGGTCTGGGAGCCCGGGACCATTGAAAAGACTTTACCTTCCATGCTGTTACTCCTCCTTGTTGATATCTTTCCTGATCTTTGGTGGGAGCCTACCCTTTCCCTCTTTTCTTTCATGAGGGATCACGATGAGCATAATGACCCGGTGAAGGGGATGAAGGCAAAGATGTTGAAATATTTATCAGATGCGCTGCACCATATGCCGCTGCTCTTCACCAGGAACCTTTCACCCTGCCAGAATCATCATCGGGAGGTGCCCCATGAAGTGCAATTTGCTCCTGCCTGCTGTCATTGTCTTCCTTGCCCTGGCTCTGCCGGTCTCCGGCGGGGACCTTCCCCGCGTGGACACGCGGATCGACAGAATGGATCTGAATGGAGAGCACTATAGCGGCCGCTACCTGGGCTGCAACTTCGGCTGAGCCATGAACTGGGAGCTCAGGTCGAGCTCGGTGCTTGCGCCTCAGAAGGATAACACCTATGAGACGAAAAACATGGAGGACGGCAACGCAAAGACTGCCTGGTGCGAAGGCGCCGACGACGACGGGTGCGGCGAATGGTTTGAGTGCGTCTTCGTCAAGGGCATGGGGAAAGAGGCTGTCTGCAGCGGCATCTCGCTCACCAATGGCTACGCAAAGAATGAAGCTGCCTGGAAAGAGAACAGCCGCGTCAGGACTCTCAGGGTCGAACTCAACGGGAAGCCTCTCCAGGAGATTGCCCTCAGGGACACCATGTATCCCCAGCATGCCACCTTCAGGCCCGGGATAAAAGTGAAAATAGGCGACCGCCTCCGCTTTGTCATCACCTCAGTCTACCGGGGCTCAAAGTATGCCGACACCGCCATCTCCGACATGACGCTCACCGGCGCTCATTAGCTTAATGTTCCGGCCTGAGGCTCTCACGGCCTTGCCTGCCTCACGTCGTGTATCGTCAGGATGCCTATCACCGCGAGGTAGATGCCAAGCGCCGCAGGCAGTGCCAGGTACCAGGGGAAACCGGGCAGGTTCACGTCCTGGTGAGGCCTCACCGGATCTTTCGGGTTGATCCTGCACCGCGTAAGCCCCTGGTCTCCTTCACAATCCCCGAGCTGCCGTGCGCTGTACTGCACCCCTTTCCACTGGTACGTAAACTCATAATATTTCATGACCCTGCCGCTTCTGGTGTACTTTGTGTTTTCCAGCCTGTAGGTGCAGCTCACATAGGGCCATGAACGGGTCTCGAGATAGAATGGAAAAAATTTCAGCGG
This sequence is a window from Candidatus Eremiobacterota bacterium. Protein-coding genes within it:
- a CDS encoding PH domain-containing protein; translated protein: MEGKVFSMVPGSQTPVIVFWSLTVLVAVITVLMASMALSMNRVSFVLSAEGLRIRSALYGRFIPSRAIMKDKAEIITLSKDNPLNPSWRSNGIGLPGFAAGWFRLKNKEKALLFLTTSSNIVYIPTSEGFSVMLSVQDAGEFLRVLKQQEVNL